One genomic segment of Amycolatopsis sp. WQ 127309 includes these proteins:
- a CDS encoding YciI family protein, giving the protein MKYVLLICDDEVDAPTNEQLAADPVHTGWLADLDRRGRVSGMARLRPVESATTVRVRHGETLISDGPFAETKDFVGGVVIVDCANLDEAVAIAAGHPYAHRGCVEVRPVWE; this is encoded by the coding sequence ATGAAGTACGTCTTGCTGATCTGCGACGACGAGGTCGACGCGCCGACGAACGAGCAGCTCGCGGCCGATCCGGTCCACACCGGGTGGCTGGCCGACCTCGACCGGCGCGGCCGGGTCAGCGGCATGGCGCGCCTGCGCCCGGTGGAGAGCGCGACCACCGTCCGGGTCCGCCACGGCGAGACCCTGATCTCGGACGGTCCGTTCGCGGAGACGAAGGACTTCGTCGGCGGCGTCGTCATCGTCGACTGCGCGAACCTGGACGAGGCGGTCGCGATCGCCGCCGGTCATCCGTACGCGCACCGGGGCTGCGTCGAGGTCCGCCCCGTCTGGGAATGA
- a CDS encoding O-methyltransferase, translated as MTSRDPLALLDTRAAGVLRRLHSANDRQLPRILLRLAGDLPALALGRPRRRPPAAAERFDDAFLALGRKQAAYCYAQARAVRARRVVEFGTSFGVSTIWLAAAVRDNGGGTVIGTEMVPEKAERARAHVREAGLADHVDIRTGDALETLRDLDGPVDLMLNDGFPDAALDVLRLVAPRLRTGAVVITDNVGAMRGDYAGYVSWLRDPVNGFVSVRVPYKGGTEVSIRVE; from the coding sequence ATGACCAGCCGCGATCCTCTTGCCCTGCTTGACACCCGGGCCGCAGGGGTGCTTCGTCGCCTGCACTCGGCGAACGACCGGCAGCTGCCACGGATCCTCCTGCGGCTCGCCGGTGATCTCCCCGCGCTCGCGCTCGGCCGGCCGCGGCGTCGCCCGCCCGCGGCGGCCGAGCGCTTCGACGACGCATTCCTCGCACTCGGGCGGAAGCAGGCCGCTTACTGCTACGCCCAGGCCCGAGCCGTGCGCGCTCGACGCGTCGTCGAGTTCGGGACGTCGTTCGGCGTGTCGACGATCTGGCTGGCGGCGGCCGTGCGGGACAACGGCGGCGGCACGGTGATCGGCACCGAGATGGTGCCGGAGAAGGCCGAACGCGCTCGGGCCCACGTGCGGGAAGCCGGTCTGGCGGACCACGTCGACATCCGCACGGGCGACGCCCTGGAGACCTTGCGCGACCTCGACGGCCCGGTCGACCTCATGCTCAACGACGGCTTCCCCGACGCGGCGCTCGACGTGCTGCGCCTCGTCGCGCCACGGCTGCGCACGGGAGCGGTGGTGATCACCGACAACGTCGGCGCGATGCGCGGCGACTACGCTGGCTACGTGTCCTGGTTGCGGGACCCGGTCAACGGCTTCGTCTCGGTCCGGGTGCCCTACAAGGGAGGTACGGAGGTCTCGATCCGGGTGGAGTGA
- a CDS encoding SAM-dependent methyltransferase codes for MTEAEGADWVPAGVDRATPSVARIYDYLLGGAHNLAADRAVAQRLTDIQPEVALVARRNRAFLRRAVRFMLDAGIRQFLDLGSGIPTTGNVHEVAQAVDPAARVVYVDYESVAVTHSRLLLADNPYAATVQADITRPADVLNSGPVRTLLDLTQPVGLLAVAVGHYLPPEADVPRVFATYRDALASGSQFALTHLTNDFAVLADPRVAETMRSTQDHIFPRPRAEVLALFQGFELVEPGLTTSGNWKPERLTAAVLPQDDGLYAGLGVRHRDARFESPAH; via the coding sequence GTGACCGAAGCCGAAGGCGCGGACTGGGTTCCGGCCGGAGTCGACCGGGCCACGCCCAGCGTCGCGCGGATCTACGACTACCTGCTCGGCGGGGCGCACAACCTGGCCGCCGACCGTGCCGTGGCGCAGCGGCTCACGGACATCCAGCCGGAGGTCGCTCTCGTCGCCCGGCGCAACCGGGCCTTCCTCCGCCGGGCCGTGCGGTTCATGCTCGACGCGGGCATCCGCCAGTTCCTCGACCTCGGCTCCGGCATCCCGACGACCGGGAACGTCCACGAAGTGGCCCAAGCGGTCGACCCGGCCGCCCGGGTCGTCTACGTCGACTACGAGTCCGTCGCCGTCACCCACAGCCGGTTGCTGCTCGCGGACAACCCCTACGCGGCCACGGTCCAGGCCGACATCACGCGCCCCGCCGACGTGCTGAACTCCGGGCCCGTGCGGACCCTGCTCGACCTGACGCAGCCGGTCGGGCTGCTCGCGGTCGCCGTCGGGCACTACCTGCCACCGGAAGCCGACGTCCCCCGGGTGTTCGCCACCTACCGCGACGCGCTCGCCTCCGGCAGCCAGTTCGCGCTGACCCACCTGACCAACGACTTCGCCGTGCTGGCCGATCCCCGGGTCGCCGAAACGATGCGCTCCACACAGGACCACATCTTCCCCCGGCCGCGAGCGGAGGTACTGGCGTTGTTCCAAGGTTTCGAACTGGTCGAGCCGGGCCTGACCACCAGCGGGAACTGGAAACCCGAGCGGCTGACCGCGGCCGTGCTCCCCCAGGACGACGGACTGTACGCCGGCCTGGGCGTCCGCCACCGGGACGCGCGATTCGAGTCACCGGCTCACTGA